Sequence from the Clostridium botulinum genome:
ATAAAATTCCTATTACTCCTGCTGGTATTGATCCTATTAAAACATTTATTCCAAATCTAAATCCAACTTCACCTTTTTTTCCACCTGTAAATATATATGTGAAGAATTCAATAACACTGTCTTTTATCTTTTTCCAATATAATACAACTACTGCAAGTATTGCACCTAATTGTATTACAACTTCAAACATCTTAACAAATTCACCTTGGAAATTTATCAAATCTGAAGCAAGTATCATATGTCCTGTTGATGATACCGGAACAAATTCAGTAAGTCCTTCAACTATTGCTACAATAATTGCTTTAAATATAAATAAAAAGTCTAATCCCATTCTTTTATCACTCTCTTTCTAATAAGTATCCAATTTAAATTATAATACTTATTATGTTATATATTATTAATTTTTCCTTAAAATTATTTTACTTATAGAATTTGTTCCATCAATAGATAGATTTAATTCTACTTCACCCTTAGGTATTTCAATTTCTTTATATTTATAGATTTTTTCATATTCAGAATTATTAGTACTTAAATAATATTCATCCATAATTTTTCCATCTTTAAAAGCGCCAAGTATCATAAATATACTATCTTTATTTTGATCGTTGCCTTGATTATTTTCAGTTATTTTTACCAAGTCTTGCTTTTCCATTAATATTAGATATGCTTTTTCATCTTGTCCTACTTTATTGTCTTCAGGACTTTTTTCAAAAAGCTTTGTTTCCTGTGTAAAAATTGTTGGTGGACCAAATTCATCTTTAAATTTAAGTTCTAAAGCCTTTTCATTTTTTATATATGTTATTGATGTATTACTTTTATTATTTTTTATAGTATTGTCTATTTCTATGCTATATGAGCCAAAATACTTTTTGAGGTTATTTTTATATTCTTTTTCTTTAGTTTTACCTTCATAAAATAGTGGATTAAATTCCTTAGTCATTACCTCTATTGCTGATAATAAAGTATCTCGTTCTCTAAAATAGCCTTTATCTAACGGATCTATCATTACCCACTTGTTATTTTCATTACTCCAGTACTCAACAACGTAATAATTATATTTGTCTTCAAAAGCTGCATCTTTCATTTTGAAAGCTCCTACCCTGCTTTTAAAACCATATGAAACTAATAAATCTCTTTCTATTATTGCCATATCTTTAGCGGATACTTTTCTTCTTCCACCTAACTTTTTGAAAATATCATATGCTGATTTTTGTTTTAAATCATCTATGTCATCATATTGACAAATTGCATTTAAAATATCAATACTTTTTAATACTTTATCTATTTCCTTATCAGATTCATTTAATACTTCCTTCACTTTATATGTACTGTCTAAAGATTTGATCTTTTCATTATTTTCATCCTCATAAAAAAAAGCAATATTATTTTCATTATAATAATTATCCCAAGTTAGAACTTCAAGTTCTTTAACTTGATTTGTTTTAGAAAAATGTACAAAAAATAAAATTATACAAATTAAAAATACTAAAATTGCTTTTAGCCTATTTTTAATTTTTTTACTCACGCCCTTGTCCCCCTTTAAACTCGCTATTTAAAATATTATTTTAAACATGATTTAATGGACTGTCTCATAATAGTTTAGAAACTATAGTATACAATGTAAATATTTTTTATTAATACACTATATACTATAGTTAACTTCACTCTTGATACAATCCATTATTATATTAATATTCTATTAATTTAAATTGCGAAATGGTTAATCCACCACTATTGTCTTTTTTATATGTTTTTATTCTATTGTAGTTTTCAGTTATTATTTCTTTTATCTTACTATCAGTATTTTCATTTATTTCATTGTAAGCTGCTTTAAAGTTAACTAATGCTCTGTCCATGTCACCTTCAACACATATGTAATAATATCCTGCATTATTTAAGTTTATTATGTCCTTTTCATCAATAGCATAGGCAGATCTTATAGCATTTATAGCTTTTTCATTTTTCCCTTTATTTAGATAAACACTTCCTAAAGTTCTATAATATTTTGCATTGCTACTATCTAACTCAATACTTTTGTCTAAAAGCTTTATACCTTCATCTTCTCTTTGATTATTTATTTTAATCAAAGCTGAATTATAATATATTTCAGGGTTTTTAGAATCTATTTTTGATGCAATTTCATAATACTCTAAGGCTTTATTTGAATCCTTAACTATATCTTGATAATATTTCGCTGTATTTACCAAAACTTCTGGATTAAATAAGTCTATTTCTAAAGCAGTTCTAAGATAAGATGTAATATTTTCAAATTTTCCTTCTTCTGCTTTAGAATCTTTAATTATAATGTTAGGTATTAAAGTGCTATATATATTAGAATAGTTTCTATTTAATAATATAGACTTCTTAGCATTTTCAAATGCTTCTTTATATCTTCCAGATTCATAATCATATAAAGATTGTATATAAAAATCAATATATGACTCTTTATTATCATTTATCATTTCATCCAAGCAACTAATAGCCACTTTAGAATCCTCTTTATTTTTATATGCTGTGTATTCTATAAATTTAGTGCTAAATATTTCTGTTTCATTAAGATCATCATTTTTCATACTATTTATTATATCTATAGATTTTGAAACAGTGTTCTTATCTAATGAATATATTTCTGCAAGCCATATTTTATAGATGTTTTCATTTTTATATTTGCTTTGTAGCTTTGAAACTTCACTTATTAATTTTTCTTTATCATATAATGATAATTCTTTTATTCCCTCAAAAATAGCTAATGCATCTTCATTTTTATCATATGCATCTTTTAATAGCTTCAATCCAGTTTCCCAATCTCCAAGTAAAACATTCATTCTTGAAGTAATTATAAGATCTTTTATGCTATCTGAAGTACTATAACCTGCTAAAATTTCTTTTGCTTTTTCCATATTATTATTACTAATGTAAACTGTAAACATTGTATTGGCCAAATCTTTATACGTTGGATTATCTTTTAGGAATAATTCACCATACTCTAAAGCCTTTTTGTTTTCACCATTCATAAAACTTGTTAATACTATTTCATTTGTAATTTTTTCATCTTTTTCTTTTAATTCTTCTCTATTATTCGTATCTATAGTTTTATTTCTTGATTCATATACTTTACTTATTAACTCATTTGATTTTACATAATCACCTTTTATAGAGTAAATCTCTGCAATCTCCATATTATACTCTGGCCAAGGTGTTTCTGCTTGTAACTTTGTATATTCTTCAATAGCTAAATTATAATTTCCATTAAAGAATGCCTCTTCTGCTGGATTCGTTGCTATTGATACTTTTTCTTCACTTGGCATTAAGCTTTTAACTGCAACTACAATCCCTAATACAGTTACTAATGTTAAAATCATTGTAACTATAGAAGTAAAATATTTGTTAGACTCAGAAATCTTTTTATATGTACAAAATATCTTTTGTAGAAAAGAGTTTTTATTTGTGTTTTCCATATGTACACTCCTTACATATTTCTAGTACGTTTACACTTTCCTTATATTTTAACAAACCTTTGTACAAAAATCTACATTTATTGATATATTCAAAAATGGAAAATTATTTGGCATATAAAAATTTTGTGCTATACTTATATTTGTTTTTAGTAATTTATGATAAAATCTTATATTATTAAATAAAATAATTAGGTGGTGACTACAATAAATATTAAGTCTATTTTAAGTATAATTTCAGCTAAATGCATAGCATTTCTTTCAAAACATCTAATAAAGGGAGGAAGTACTTTCCCTGGTAAAATAGCACTGAAAATTGATAAAAATATTTTAAAAACAGTTAGTGATGGCTATAAGGTAATACTTGTAACTGGTACTAATGGAAAAACTACTACTACAAGTATGATAACAAATATACTAAAAGAAAATGGATTTGATGTCATAACTAATAATACAGGTGCTAATTTGTATCCTGGTATTACAGCTTGTTTTATATCGAATTATAAGTTTTTTAATAAATCTAAAGATAGATACGCTGTAATTGAAGTTGATGAAGCTAATGTTAAATTTATAACTGAACATATTTCTCCAGAAATAATAACAGTAACAAACTTATTTAGAGATCAATTAGATAGATATGGTGAAGTTTACACAACACTTAACAAAATTTTAGAAGGTGTAGTTAAAGTTCCTGACTCAAAATTAATTTTAAATGGTGATGAATCTTTACTTGGCAAATTAGACCTAAAGAATCCAATGATTTATTATGGTTTTAATACACCTATAAATGAAAATCATTCTATTGATATAAATGCAGACTCAAAATTCTGTAAAGTTTGTAAGACAAGATACTCTTATAATTTTGTAACTTATAATCATCTAGGAGACTTTTATTGTACCGAATGCGGATATAAAAGACCAATGCTAAGTTATGCTGTTAATAAAATATTTGATTTAAACCCTGAAAATTCGTCTGTTCTTATTAATGATACTGATGTCTTAATAAGTCAATCAGGAGCTTATAATATTTACAACGCATTATGTGCCTACGCAATATCAAAAGAGCTAGGCGTTAACGATGATGTAATAGTGAACTCTCTCCAAAATCAAAATTCAAGTTTTGGTAGACAAGAGCAAATTACTATTGGTAGTAAGCATGTTGAAATAATATTAGTTAAGAATCCAGCTGGTTACAATCAAGCACTTGATACTTTATGTCTTAATAAAAATGACTTTTCAGCTACATTTTTATTAAATGATAATTATGCTGATGGAAGAGATATTTCTTGGATATGGGATGTTAATTTTGAGAAAATATCTACTCTTCCAATAAAAAATATTTTTATTTCAGGAACAAGAATGTATGATATGGCCGTAAGATTAAAAATTGCTGGTCTTAATAAAGATAAGTTTATATTAGAAGAAGATTATGAAAAACTAACTGAATCTATACAAAATGATTCATCTTCTAATAAGGTATATATTTTAGCAACTTATACTGCTATGATAAATTATCGAAAATACCTTCATTCAAAAGGTTACATTAAAAAATTATGGTAATTTAAAGGAGGTAATACTTTGGAATTAAATATTTGTCACTTATATCCTGATTTATTAAATGTATATGGGGATGTAGGTAATGTACTAATTTTAAAACACAGAGCAGAAGAAAGAGGAATAAAAGTAAACATTATTAATTCTTCTATAAATGATACTATAGATAAAGATGAAATAGATATTATATTCTTTGGTGGCGGTCAAGATTATGAACAATCAATAGTATCTGAAGATTTAAATACTATAAAAAAAGACTCTTTAATTTCTTATGTTGAAGAAGGAAAAGTACTATTAGCAATATGTGGTGGCTATCAATTATTGGGTAAATATTACACTGCTCCAAATGGTGAGAAAATCAATGGGCTAGGTGTATTAAATATTTATACTGAAGGTGGCGACACAAGATTTATAGGTAATACTGAAATATATAATGAAGCATGTAATCAAACTTATGTTGGTTTCGAAAACCATTCTGGTAGAACCTATATAAATGATCATACTCCACTTGGAAAATGTGTTCATGGATATGGAAATAATGGTGAAGATGGAAATGAAGGTTGCATATATAAAAATACTTTTTGTTCATATTTTCATGGATCATTTTTATCTAAAAACCCCGAATTTGCTGATAAGCTTTTAGCTTTAGCTTTAAAGAATAAGTATGGCAATGAAGTTGCTTTAGATGTTTTAGATGATAATTTTGAAATAAATGCAAAAAAATCAATTCAGAAAAAACTAAATACAAATTCTTAATAAATTTAAAAATTAGCTAATATCAAGGTTCATATTGATATTAGCTAATTTTTATTTACTATTTACATATTTAGATTACTTATCTATTACACGTTTACCTATTAAATATTGAACTTCCCAGTCTTCCATTTCATCAAAGGTTTTAAATTCATACCCTAATTTTTTATATTTATTTATAATACCTTGAAGTGCACCTGTTGTTGTAACTTTATTTTCTAAATCGTGCATTAAAACAACTTCTATATTATAAACACCAGCCTGCCCTTCAACATTGCTTGTTATTTGTTCTTTTGGCACCATAGCTGCACAAGTATCTCCTGAGTCTATACTCCAATCTATATAATCCATACCTATTCTTTTTAGTTCACTTTTTATATTTTGTAAAGTTTGATAATCCCCTACTGTATTATCAGATCCTCCAGGCATTCTTACAAATCTAAATTTTTTATTTTCTCCTATAACATTATTTATAATTTCAGTACATCTATTAAGATCCTCTATATAATACTGAGTTGATGAATACAATTCTTTATATTCATGATTATTACAATGAGGTATAATCCCCATATCATATTCATTTAATTGTTTTAATGTTTCTTTATATCTTAAAGCATTAGAACCAACTACACAAAAAGTAGCCCTTACATTATTTTCATTTAGTATTTGCAATATATTCTCCGTATTATTAGGAGATGGACCGTCATCAAATGTTAAATAGACAATTTTCCTTTGAGTTTGATCTAATGCATTAGCGCTATATGTATTAAAAATTGAAAAAATTAGAATAATAGATAATATTAGAAATTTAAAATATTTTTTCATATGTTCCACCCCTTTCTTAACATATATATAGTTTGTTCTAAAAATCAAAATATATAGGTGTAAGTTATAGGTAAATATTAAATTTATGTTTCCCTATACATTTAAAAGATTTTTCAGGAAATAAAAAGGATTTTTTAAGAAAATTCCTTATATTATGTCTTGTATTTTATTGTTATTAAATATCATAAATGATATACTTATGTTGATTTAAATATTACTAAATAGAGATGGGGAGATTTTACTTGAAAAGAAATTTAATCTTAAAAACACTTGCATTAACCCTTACTATTTCACTATTTGCTCCTTTTTCAGTAAAAAGTTATGCAACTGAAAATACGGAACAAACCTCACCTAGTATTCAAGCTGAATCAGCTTTAACTATGGATTATGAAACAGGTGAAATAATTTATGCTAAAGATGCTGACAGTAAAAGGTATCCTGCAAGTACTACTAAATTATTAACAGGTTTATTATTAGCTGAAAAATTCGAAAAAAATTCTGAGCTTTCGTTTACTCAATCAGCTAAAGAACAACCAGAATATTCCTTAAACATAAATTATATGGGTAATAGAATGCAAGTTGGAGATAAAATGCTTGCTGATGATGTTATGAAGGGATTATTATTATTCTCTGGAAATGATACTGCTTATATGATTGCAGATAATGTTGCTGGAAGTTCAGACGCATTTTCAGCATTAATGAATAAAAGAGCAAAAGAACTTGGTGCTAATAATACTAATTTTATTACCGCTAATGGACTTCATGACCCAAACCACTATACAACCGCTTATGATTTATCTTTAATAACTAAAGCTGCCTTTGATAATCCATGGGAAAGAGAAACTATGGAATTAAAAGAATCACCTATAGATATCAATGGTTCTAGAATTATATTAGAAAATAGAAATTTAGGTTTAGGTAAGAATGGTAATATTGCTGGTAAAACTGGATTAACCAATGCTGCCGGTGGTTGTTTAGCTGCTGTGTATGAAAAAGATGGTAGAAAAATAGTCGGTGTTGTTTTAAAAAGTAGACAAATAGATAACGTTGATATGACTAAATTTAATGATATGGATTCTATTATAAATTATAGTTATTCTACTGATAAACAAGTCTATAAAAAAGCTAATGAAGAAGTTGGAACTACTGATTTACAATATAAATCTTTTGGTTTATTTGGACCTACAAGAACAATTACTGTACCTATAGTTTTAAGTCAAGATGTTATGTATTATAAAAATGCTATTAATGATGCTGAATCTACAATAACTTATAACGCTTCAAATAATAGCGCTTGGAAATTAGCATTTAATAAAAATACAAACTTAACTTATTCAACTAGAAATCATACTGAAGATGTTAAAGGTATGATAAATGTCTCTGTTGGAAAAATATTAAAAGATAATATTTTATTATATTCAACTGTTTTAGTAATTGCTATAATAATCATTACATTAATAGTTTTAATAAGAAATATGGCTAAAAATAATAGAAAAAGACGTTACAGAAGAAGATATTAATAATAACTCTTTATTGCAAACAGTGTTTTAAAGTTTTATTTATATAAAAGGTGAAAAAAATGAATAAATTAAATTTTAAAGGTAGTGTGATGTTAAATCCCACTCCTGTAGTTCTTGTTACATCTAAAAATAAAGAAGGTAATGTAAATGTATTTACTGTTGGCTGGATAAGTACAGTATGTACAAAACCACCTATACTTGCAATGGGGGTAAGACCTGAAAGATTATCTTATGACTATATAAAAGAATCTGAGGAATGTGTTATTAATTTACCTAATAAACAAATGGTAAAAATAGTAGATTATTGTGGTGTTCGATCAGGTAAAAAAGAAGATAAAATTAAAAATCTTAATTTAAAATTAAATGAAGGCGTAAAAGTAAATACACCTTCATTAGAAGATGCCCCATTTGCATTAGAATGTAAATTAAAATCTATTACGCCATTAGGTACTCATGATTTATTTTTATTAGAAGTACTTAATGTTAAAGTAGATGAAAACTTATTAGATGAAAATGGTAAAATCGGTTTTAATAAAGCTGAGTTAATTTGTTATAATCACGGAGAATATTTTGAAGTTAATTCAAATCCTTTAGGATCATTTGGATATTCTGTTATGAAAAAAACCACTAAAAAAAAGCCGAGAAAAAAATCTAAATAAAATAAAATCCACATACAAAAACCTCTTATAGATTTTTGTATGTGGATTTTTGTTATAAACTTTTTTAGTTGAAAGTGGATAATTTAAAATTTTAGTGAGAAATCTTAAAGTCTTTCTAAAAATATATATTTAAAAATTCCATGAATGGATTTTTCCTTTACCCTAAAGTATTCTATTCCCAATCATTCCATATATCTGGAGTATATCCCACCGTAGCTTGTTTACCATTCCTTACAATTGGAGTATTAATAACTTTAGGATTTTTTAATATAATTTCTTTCTTTATATCAATGCTTCTAATATTATTTAAATTCAATTTAGTATAGTCTTTAGATTTTGAATTTATTAAATCATTAATAGCTACTGAATTTAAAACACTATTAAGCTCACCTTTACTTATTCCCTTTTCATTTAAGTCAATAAATTGAAAAGTCACTCTTCTTTCCTTAAAATATCTTTCTGCCTTCTTTGTATCAAAACATTTTTTAGTTCCAAATATTTGTATGTTCATTATAACTCTCCTATATTTAATATATATATTGCTTATACTAAATTTACATCTACTTTTATTTTAAATCAAGAAAAACTGTACTAAATTTCTATTTAAATACTAAATTATATAGTAAATATATATTTATTATAGTTCTTATAATATTTTGAAACATTGCATTATACTTCTTAATATCTTATAATATCCTATGATTAGTTGCTGAAAGGAGAGAACTATTGGAAGTTAAAAATAGAGACAGTTACTTTGATAATTTAAGAGGCTTCTTTTTAATTTGTGTTATAATTGGTAACTCACTTGAATATGTAAGTCCTACATGTATAGATCCTCATTACTTTATCCTTTTTCTTTATATGTTTCACATGCCAGCATTAACTTTTATATCAGGATATTTTTGTAAAAAAAGCAACAGAACCACACAACAAAAAGTACTTGATACATTCAAAATATATTTTTATGCTCAAACTTTTTATTATCTACTAAGTATAATTGTATTTCAAAATTACGGTTTAAGAATTGAATATTTGCGTCCTAACTGGACCTTGTGGTATTTATTTGCATTAACAGCCTTCTATATAATTTCAGATTATATAAAAAATTACAGAACAGCGTTACCACTTAGTATATTAGTTTCTTTAATTCTTGGTCTTGATGTAAGTTTTACTGCACAAGCTAGCGCGGCTAGAATTATATTTTTCTTGCCATTTTTTATAGCTGGATTAGGCTTTGAAAAAAGACATTTAGAGATTATAAAAAAACATTTATGGAAATTTATTTTGGTAAGTTTACTGTCATTAGGTATTTTATATGTTCTTAAAGATGAAACTTCTGTAGAACTATTATTTGAATATACAAATTACACATTTTATTATGATACTTCTACTTATCCATTATTTATAAGGGTTCTTCATTATATAGGAGCTTTTTCAATTTTAGGAGTTATTTTTAGTATTTGTACTTCAAATAAAACTTCAATATCTTGGATTGGTAAAAACTCATTATATCTATATATATCACACGCAGCTGCAATACAATTAATGGTGAAATTTAGATTATTTAAAATTGATACGCCTTTACAAATTGTAGTTTCAGAAATAATTTTAATTTTAATTTTATGCTTAATTACATATTTATATTTAAATATAAAAAATAAAATAAAATATAAAATATAAAATAGAGGCTATCTTAATATTTAAAGATAGCCTCTATTTTATATTTTTTGAACTGAAGAATTTTTTCGTTTTTCATTTATAAATACAATTACTGCTGGTAAAATAGATATAATTATCATTCCTATTAAAATAAGTGATAAGTTATTTCTAACAAATCTAATATTTCCAAAGAAATATCCACATATAGATAATATCATTACCCATAAATTTCCACCAATAACATTGAATAAAATGAAATCTTTATAATTCATTTTTCCAATTCCAGCTACAAATGGTGCTATTGTACGTACTATAGGAATAAACCTTGCAAACATTATAGTTTTTACCCCATGCTTTTCATAAAATTTATTAGTCTTTTCTATATGATCTTTTTTTACTATATTACTTTTTATTAATTTATTTCCAAATAGCCTTCCAATCTCATAATTCACTGTATCACCTAATACGGCTGCAAATATTAATAATATTACTAAAATATAAATATTTAAAGCTCCCATAGCTGCGAATGTAGCAGCTGCAAATATCAGTGAATCTCCTGGTAAAAATGGAGTTACAACCAACCCTGTTTCACAAAATATTACAATAAATAAAATTAAATAAGTTTGCATTCCATAATTATTAATTATCATTCCAATATATTTATTCATATGTATAAATATATCTACTATTTGACTTGCGTTTTCCATATTTTACTCCTTATTTGTGTAATTCAAGTATTATTTTATTAAATATGATTATATATCATATTTCTTTAACTTTTTACTTTTTACCTAAATTTAACATAAATTTAATATAATAGATGTCATACCATTTTTGCATTTTTCCACTTTCCACTCTTATATCTTAATACAGATATTGTAGATGCTAATATCCACCCTAATGGTATTGCCCACCATATTGCCTTTTGTCCAATAAAATTTGATAAAGTATATGCAGCTATTACTCTTAATGATAAATTACATAATGTGCTTATCATGAATACTTTGATATCCCCTGCTCCCCTAAGTACTCCATTTGTAGTTACCATAAGTCCCATAAGTACATAAAAAATTGAAACTACTGTTATATACTCTACACCTATACTAATAGCTTCTTGATTGATGTTTGAATCAACAAATACTCCTATTATATTTTTTGCATATACATGCAGTAACATTGCAATTATAAAACAAAATATACCTATCATTTTTAGTGCTGCTTTATATCCATCCTTTACACGCCCTATTAAATCAGCACCAATATTTTGAGCTGTAAATGTAGATACTGCGCTACTTATATTAACCATTGGCATAATAATTATAGAATCTATTCTGGTAGCTGATGTATATGCCGCAATAGTTACAACTCCATAAGTATTAACTAAAGCTTGAACAAACAAATTTCCTATTGATACTATCGCTTGTTGTATTATTGATGGAATAGCTATTTTACATGTTTTTTTCAATATATTAATATCAAATATTTTATATTCTTCCTCTACATCTATTCTTTTTACCTTTATTAAAAGATATATTAATGAAAATACTGCGGCTACACCTTGAGATATTAAAGTTGCATATGCTGCACCTACTACTCCCATTTTAAATTTTATTACAAATAATAAATCTAATCCTACATTTAAAATAGATGAAAAAATCAAAAAATATAAAGGGATTTTAGAATTACCTAAAGCATTAAATGCTCCAGTATTAATATTATATATAAACAGAAAAACTACACCCATCATATATACTTTCATGTAACTATCAGCATCTTTTAATATATCAAGTGGAGTTTTTAAAATTCTTAATACTGAATTACTAGTGATTATTCCTATTATCATTAATACTGTACTAAAAATAACTATAGAAATAATTGAAGTATATATTGCTGTTTTCATATTGCCTATTTGCTTTGCTCCAAACATCTGTGATATTACAACAGAGCATCCAATACTAGCTCCAGTTGCAATTGCTATAAACAAAAATGTAATAGGATAAGAAGCTCCTACAGCTGCTAATGCATTAGCTCCTATAAAATTTCCTACAACTACTGAATCTATAATATTGTAAAATTGCTGAAATATATTTCCCATAACCATAGGCATAGCAAATAGAAACACTATTTTTCCAGGATTGCCTTTTGTCATATCCTTTATCATTTAATCACTTCTTTCAAATTTTTTCATTACATCTTGTCTATCTATTTTATATTTCATTCTATTTTGAAGTAAAAATAAAAAGCTCAAAAGAGAAATTTAAATTCATTTCATCCTTTGAGCTTTATTATTATTATATATATTTTTTATTCTATTTATATAAAGAATACATTAGTCTTAAAGTTCTCTATTTATATTTTATTAGATCTATATGCTTATTGTTCTTATTTTTAGTCTAATATTGGCTAATTTATTTAAACTATTTATATTTCTATGGATAAAAAAAATTAGAAGATAAAATAAATTATCTTCTAACTTCTAATAATTACTTTTATATTTAAGTAAAATTTATTTTTATCTTATCCAAGCTCCATTAGATCCTAGTCTATATCCATTAACTGTTGTATTACTAAGCATTGCACCTGAATAATCTAGA
This genomic interval carries:
- a CDS encoding tetratricopeptide repeat protein produces the protein MENTNKNSFLQKIFCTYKKISESNKYFTSIVTMILTLVTVLGIVVAVKSLMPSEEKVSIATNPAEEAFFNGNYNLAIEEYTKLQAETPWPEYNMEIAEIYSIKGDYVKSNELISKVYESRNKTIDTNNREELKEKDEKITNEIVLTSFMNGENKKALEYGELFLKDNPTYKDLANTMFTVYISNNNMEKAKEILAGYSTSDSIKDLIITSRMNVLLGDWETGLKLLKDAYDKNEDALAIFEGIKELSLYDKEKLISEVSKLQSKYKNENIYKIWLAEIYSLDKNTVSKSIDIINSMKNDDLNETEIFSTKFIEYTAYKNKEDSKVAISCLDEMINDNKESYIDFYIQSLYDYESGRYKEAFENAKKSILLNRNYSNIYSTLIPNIIIKDSKAEEGKFENITSYLRTALEIDLFNPEVLVNTAKYYQDIVKDSNKALEYYEIASKIDSKNPEIYYNSALIKINNQREDEGIKLLDKSIELDSSNAKYYRTLGSVYLNKGKNEKAINAIRSAYAIDEKDIINLNNAGYYYICVEGDMDRALVNFKAAYNEINENTDSKIKEIITENYNRIKTYKKDNSGGLTISQFKLIEY
- a CDS encoding Mur ligase family protein, yielding MTTINIKSILSIISAKCIAFLSKHLIKGGSTFPGKIALKIDKNILKTVSDGYKVILVTGTNGKTTTTSMITNILKENGFDVITNNTGANLYPGITACFISNYKFFNKSKDRYAVIEVDEANVKFITEHISPEIITVTNLFRDQLDRYGEVYTTLNKILEGVVKVPDSKLILNGDESLLGKLDLKNPMIYYGFNTPINENHSIDINADSKFCKVCKTRYSYNFVTYNHLGDFYCTECGYKRPMLSYAVNKIFDLNPENSSVLINDTDVLISQSGAYNIYNALCAYAISKELGVNDDVIVNSLQNQNSSFGRQEQITIGSKHVEIILVKNPAGYNQALDTLCLNKNDFSATFLLNDNYADGRDISWIWDVNFEKISTLPIKNIFISGTRMYDMAVRLKIAGLNKDKFILEEDYEKLTESIQNDSSSNKVYILATYTAMINYRKYLHSKGYIKKLW
- a CDS encoding type 1 glutamine amidotransferase codes for the protein MELNICHLYPDLLNVYGDVGNVLILKHRAEERGIKVNIINSSINDTIDKDEIDIIFFGGGQDYEQSIVSEDLNTIKKDSLISYVEEGKVLLAICGGYQLLGKYYTAPNGEKINGLGVLNIYTEGGDTRFIGNTEIYNEACNQTYVGFENHSGRTYINDHTPLGKCVHGYGNNGEDGNEGCIYKNTFCSYFHGSFLSKNPEFADKLLALALKNKYGNEVALDVLDDNFEINAKKSIQKKLNTNS
- a CDS encoding polysaccharide deacetylase family protein, which encodes MKKYFKFLILSIILIFSIFNTYSANALDQTQRKIVYLTFDDGPSPNNTENILQILNENNVRATFCVVGSNALRYKETLKQLNEYDMGIIPHCNNHEYKELYSSTQYYIEDLNRCTEIINNVIGENKKFRFVRMPGGSDNTVGDYQTLQNIKSELKRIGMDYIDWSIDSGDTCAAMVPKEQITSNVEGQAGVYNIEVVLMHDLENKVTTTGALQGIINKYKKLGYEFKTFDEMEDWEVQYLIGKRVIDK
- a CDS encoding D-alanyl-D-alanine carboxypeptidase family protein, producing the protein MKRNLILKTLALTLTISLFAPFSVKSYATENTEQTSPSIQAESALTMDYETGEIIYAKDADSKRYPASTTKLLTGLLLAEKFEKNSELSFTQSAKEQPEYSLNINYMGNRMQVGDKMLADDVMKGLLLFSGNDTAYMIADNVAGSSDAFSALMNKRAKELGANNTNFITANGLHDPNHYTTAYDLSLITKAAFDNPWERETMELKESPIDINGSRIILENRNLGLGKNGNIAGKTGLTNAAGGCLAAVYEKDGRKIVGVVLKSRQIDNVDMTKFNDMDSIINYSYSTDKQVYKKANEEVGTTDLQYKSFGLFGPTRTITVPIVLSQDVMYYKNAINDAESTITYNASNNSAWKLAFNKNTNLTYSTRNHTEDVKGMINVSVGKILKDNILLYSTVLVIAIIIITLIVLIRNMAKNNRKRRYRRRY
- a CDS encoding flavin reductase family protein, whose translation is MNKLNFKGSVMLNPTPVVLVTSKNKEGNVNVFTVGWISTVCTKPPILAMGVRPERLSYDYIKESEECVINLPNKQMVKIVDYCGVRSGKKEDKIKNLNLKLNEGVKVNTPSLEDAPFALECKLKSITPLGTHDLFLLEVLNVKVDENLLDENGKIGFNKAELICYNHGEYFEVNSNPLGSFGYSVMKKTTKKKPRKKSK
- a CDS encoding arsenate reductase family protein, with translation MNIQIFGTKKCFDTKKAERYFKERRVTFQFIDLNEKGISKGELNSVLNSVAINDLINSKSKDYTKLNLNNIRSIDIKKEIILKNPKVINTPIVRNGKQATVGYTPDIWNDWE
- a CDS encoding acyltransferase family protein; this translates as MEVKNRDSYFDNLRGFFLICVIIGNSLEYVSPTCIDPHYFILFLYMFHMPALTFISGYFCKKSNRTTQQKVLDTFKIYFYAQTFYYLLSIIVFQNYGLRIEYLRPNWTLWYLFALTAFYIISDYIKNYRTALPLSILVSLILGLDVSFTAQASAARIIFFLPFFIAGLGFEKRHLEIIKKHLWKFILVSLLSLGILYVLKDETSVELLFEYTNYTFYYDTSTYPLFIRVLHYIGAFSILGVIFSICTSNKTSISWIGKNSLYLYISHAAAIQLMVKFRLFKIDTPLQIVVSEIILILILCLITYLYLNIKNKIKYKI